One window of Novosphingobium sp. 9U genomic DNA carries:
- a CDS encoding beta-3-deoxy-D-manno-oct-2-ulosonic acid transferase, with the protein MPATVPLLRAPPFPAADGAVSTPGETLSLPPGHAVELFALVRRARVGGRFWADCAYLASPPETVVRPRNTRDATKLSTAMAPAERRSTVWIAADRRITRKLARLVAAGGGEWRGDVDPWSALDGAQSLVAHGDDEWIAIARISGVTVRVLSPGRFGAPGDDGPRLDALAAAALTSAYWRDPFTGAPSSIEATIELLAAWRAMLEANRSIAAACGMAWWKRAEIRRFLWHPQRRLRMFRSADRARAAAQRAGGALAIWPSRVSPELIARSRAAHVPLVRVEDGFVRSVGLGVHLVPPASVVVDASGIHFDPREPSDLEQILAATEFSQRLLERARALRDTIVAAGISKYAAGSAEPVPERQPGRRLVLVAAQVEDDMSVLAGGGGLTSNLELLRRARALEPDAEIWFRPHPDVDAGHRKGSVPDADILQIANRIVRGPSMAALLGAVDAVHVITSLTGFEALLRGCAVTCHGTPFYAGWGLTHDLGALPSRRGRALSLDALVAGVLILYPRYLDPVTKLPCPPEVLISRMSNADAPNRLQWVEPLRRWQGRIMRRVTGALR; encoded by the coding sequence ATGCCGGCCACCGTTCCGCTGCTGCGCGCACCGCCCTTCCCTGCCGCCGATGGCGCCGTGTCGACGCCTGGCGAGACATTGAGCCTGCCGCCCGGACATGCGGTCGAGCTCTTCGCGCTTGTGCGCCGGGCGCGAGTCGGCGGGCGGTTCTGGGCCGATTGCGCGTATCTCGCGTCACCTCCCGAGACAGTCGTGCGACCACGCAACACCCGCGACGCCACGAAGCTTTCGACTGCGATGGCTCCGGCCGAGCGCAGATCGACGGTCTGGATTGCCGCCGATCGAAGGATCACGCGCAAGCTCGCGCGGCTCGTCGCGGCCGGAGGGGGAGAATGGCGTGGTGACGTCGATCCATGGTCCGCTTTGGACGGGGCCCAGTCCCTTGTCGCCCATGGCGACGACGAGTGGATCGCAATTGCGCGGATCAGCGGCGTCACAGTGCGCGTGCTCTCGCCCGGCCGCTTCGGCGCACCGGGTGATGACGGACCGAGGCTGGACGCGCTCGCCGCCGCGGCGCTGACGTCCGCATACTGGCGCGATCCGTTCACCGGCGCGCCGTCCTCAATCGAAGCCACCATCGAGCTGCTCGCCGCTTGGCGCGCGATGCTGGAGGCGAATCGCTCGATCGCCGCCGCTTGCGGCATGGCCTGGTGGAAGCGGGCCGAAATCCGGCGCTTCCTGTGGCACCCGCAGCGGCGCTTGCGGATGTTCCGCAGCGCCGACCGTGCACGCGCCGCGGCACAGCGCGCGGGTGGCGCCCTCGCCATCTGGCCTTCGCGTGTCTCGCCAGAGCTGATCGCGCGCAGCCGCGCTGCCCACGTGCCGCTGGTGCGCGTGGAGGATGGCTTCGTCCGCTCGGTCGGCCTGGGCGTGCATCTGGTGCCCCCGGCATCGGTGGTGGTCGATGCGTCGGGCATCCACTTCGATCCGCGCGAGCCGAGCGATTTGGAGCAGATCCTCGCCGCGACGGAGTTCTCCCAGCGCCTGCTCGAACGCGCACGCGCCTTGCGCGACACCATCGTCGCGGCTGGCATCAGCAAGTACGCCGCCGGGTCGGCCGAGCCGGTGCCCGAGCGACAGCCAGGACGCCGCCTCGTGCTGGTTGCCGCGCAAGTGGAAGACGACATGTCGGTGCTCGCCGGCGGGGGCGGGCTGACCTCGAACCTCGAACTCCTGCGCCGCGCCCGCGCGTTGGAACCCGACGCGGAGATCTGGTTCCGCCCGCATCCGGACGTCGACGCGGGGCATCGCAAGGGCTCGGTGCCAGACGCCGATATCCTCCAGATCGCAAACCGTATCGTGCGCGGCCCCAGCATGGCTGCGCTGCTTGGCGCGGTCGATGCCGTCCACGTCATCACCTCGCTCACCGGCTTCGAGGCGCTGCTGCGCGGGTGCGCCGTGACCTGCCACGGCACCCCGTTCTATGCGGGATGGGGGCTGACCCACGACCTTGGCGCGCTGCCCTCGCGGCGGGGGCGAGCGCTGTCGCTCGACGCGCTCGTGGCTGGCGTGCTGATCCTGTACCCGCGCTACCTCGACCCGGTGACCAAGCTGCCCTGCCCTCCCGAAGTGCTGATTTCCCGCATGTCCAACGCCGATGCCCCCAACCGCTTGCAGTGGGTCGAACCGCTGCGCCGCTGGCAGGGCCGGATCATGCGCCGGGTCACTGGAGCGTTGCGATGA
- a CDS encoding histidine phosphatase family protein, which translates to MFVIVRHGNTFEPGELPRRIGARTDLPLTQGGVAQAEALGRHFADHGFHFARILVSPLLRTRQTAGTIAACLEASPAPESCDWLREIDHGPDEDMAESAVLARVGQAALDAWDSRAEPPPDWIVEAPMRLAAWRALFAEPRDGPTLIVTSNGAARFALLARPELLARPELLARPELLARPELLAAISGTASLKLPTGGYGTILRDANGGLSVPVWGRRP; encoded by the coding sequence ATGTTCGTTATCGTGCGTCACGGAAATACATTTGAGCCTGGTGAACTGCCGCGGCGGATCGGAGCACGCACCGACTTGCCGTTGACCCAGGGCGGCGTGGCGCAGGCCGAGGCGCTTGGCCGCCACTTCGCGGATCATGGCTTTCATTTCGCACGCATTCTGGTGTCCCCGCTCCTGCGCACACGCCAGACCGCCGGCACGATCGCCGCATGCCTCGAGGCCAGCCCTGCTCCCGAATCGTGCGACTGGCTGCGCGAGATCGACCACGGTCCCGACGAGGACATGGCCGAGAGCGCGGTCCTGGCGCGGGTCGGCCAGGCTGCGCTCGATGCATGGGACAGTCGCGCCGAGCCGCCGCCGGACTGGATAGTTGAGGCCCCGATGCGACTCGCCGCCTGGCGCGCCCTGTTCGCAGAGCCGCGAGATGGCCCGACGCTCATCGTCACCAGCAACGGCGCGGCCCGCTTCGCGCTGCTCGCCCGTCCCGAGCTGCTCGCCCGTCCCGAGCTGCTCGCCCGTCCCGAGCTGCTCGCCCGTCCCGAGCTGCTTGCCGCCATCTCCGGTACTGCATCGCTGAAGCTGCCGACGGGAGGCTACGGCACGATCCTGCGCGACGCGAATGGCGGGCTGTCTGTCCCAGTCTGGGGTCGACGACCGTGA
- a CDS encoding manno-octulosonate cytidylyltransferase: MTRDLIVVPARFRSTRLPGKPLLQIAGRTLLERVVAIARTTAEQAGNCDVVVATDDARIAEHAQALGAEVALTEAALDSGSARAYAAACARPSAPALVINLQGDAPFVPPAVVAGLVATLRSSGADVATPVYQLTWDRLDRLRQHKQTSPFSGTTCVRDEGGRALWFSKAILPAIRDEAALREAGTLSPVWQHLGLYGYRLGALAWFAAAPQSRYEKLEGLEQLRFLEGGKTIATIEVEQPVHAMSGIDTPADLALAEAAIARLGDPFPA, encoded by the coding sequence GTGACTCGCGACCTCATCGTCGTTCCGGCTCGATTCAGATCGACCCGCCTGCCAGGCAAGCCGCTACTGCAGATCGCCGGACGCACCTTGCTGGAGCGTGTGGTGGCTATCGCCCGTACGACCGCTGAGCAGGCCGGCAATTGCGACGTGGTCGTGGCTACCGACGACGCGCGCATCGCCGAGCATGCGCAGGCACTCGGCGCCGAAGTCGCGCTGACCGAGGCGGCGCTCGATTCGGGTTCCGCGCGGGCCTATGCCGCAGCTTGCGCGCGGCCGTCCGCTCCGGCGCTCGTGATCAACCTGCAGGGCGATGCGCCCTTCGTTCCTCCCGCCGTGGTGGCAGGCTTGGTCGCCACACTGCGCAGCAGCGGCGCCGACGTCGCGACGCCGGTCTATCAGCTGACCTGGGACCGGCTCGACCGATTGCGGCAGCACAAGCAGACCTCGCCGTTCAGCGGCACTACGTGCGTGCGGGACGAAGGGGGCCGCGCGCTGTGGTTCTCCAAGGCGATCCTGCCGGCGATCCGGGACGAAGCGGCCTTGCGCGAGGCAGGGACGCTCTCTCCGGTGTGGCAGCACCTGGGGCTCTACGGTTACCGCCTGGGCGCGCTCGCCTGGTTCGCCGCCGCTCCCCAGAGCCGCTACGAAAAGCTCGAAGGACTGGAACAGCTGCGTTTCCTCGAGGGCGGCAAGACCATCGCCACGATCGAGGTCGAGCAGCCTGTCCACGCCATGTCGGGCATCGACACACCAGCCGACCTCGCCCTGGCCGAGGCCGCGATCGCCCGGCTCGGCGACCCCTTTCCTGCCTAA